A window of Miscanthus floridulus cultivar M001 chromosome 12, ASM1932011v1, whole genome shotgun sequence genomic DNA:
ATCTATCAGTAATTCAGCACAGCCAAAGCCAACTGATGTTTCCGCATGATGCCTAACATATGAGAAAAATCATCAGATGAACAGAACAGAAAATAATGGTATACCATATCATGATCATGTTTTTCAAGTCTTATATATTACGGTCATGTGACTTGGTGAATCGAGTTTTTTGGAAGCAGATGGAAGACTACGAGCTCTTCGAGCAAATGATCAGGGAGATTCTCAgggaggagaagaaaggaaacggAGCAACCATGGCGCCATCTGCCACCAGTGGCACTGAGGCACGGATCGTTGGGATCAAACACTGGTAAACTCTTCACAGGATCATGCTATCCATTCTTCTTTTGTGAACGAAAGCCCCATCCATTCTTTCTGCCTGCTTTCTGTAGTTGCGCTATCGCTAGTGCGCACCTTTCCAGTAGCACGCTCCAACATCCATCCTTTGGAAGTCGGATAGTGCTGGTCCAGTGACCCACTCCAATACTGCATCCAATTCCTTAGTTGGATTCCCTGTCAGAATGCCATACAAGCTACGGTCCTGGGCACTATCTTATCAAAAAATGAGAACTATACTACTAGCAAGAATATACATGCTTATCAACTAGCTAGACTAAGGAACCAAGAGTCAATGCACTATGTAGAACATACTTTAAGCAGTAAGCACATATATATGTTAGAAAATATTTCTGGTGATGTGGTACCAACATGGctattttcatatgtatataaaAATAAACTTTGTGACATGGTTCCGTGCTTTATATCCTGGTGCTTACGTCCTTGGAGAAGAATCTTAATTATCCAAGTGCATTTGAGATATGACAGACCACCATCTTTCTCCCACTGGGTGCAGGTGGACAAGAAGTGCTTATGCTTATCTGAATTCACCTGCCTCGTCCATGGATGGGAATGGCAGAAGCAAACATGTTGTCCCATGTGTTCCGCAGGAGAGATGTACCATGTTCTGCTCATCAACTCCATGCCAGCCAAATGTCAATGCTCTTGCCATCTTTTAGGTGTTCCTCCCGCCAAGGATAAGCTGGGACCTGGGGGAAATCAGGAAATGTGGATGTGATTCATGTGTCTGTTATACTTTGGGTTGAATAAGCTGCAACTTATTTCCCATATGGAATTTAATTGTATACCTATCTTAACGTATTGCTTGAGAGATCAAGTAATAAGTATGGATAACCATGTTGCTTCACGTATGAAGCAAGATACTCATGAGAAATTGTCATTACAACTTGCCACTACGTTTTGTCATGTGAAACCTTGACTTCTTGAAGTATACAAGTCGCAATAATATTGCTTGTATTCAGGTTACAAAGTATATTCGTGTTGGAAATCCATAAAAAGCGATTAGCGCTAACAAAATGTTTATCAAGCTTGTGAGTCTGAGGGATCAataacaaaacaaaaaagaaatagaGTAAAACACATCTACGCTAATGATTCcattgcattttttttaaaaaaaaaagaaggtaAACTGGCGGAAGGGGATATATCTG
This region includes:
- the LOC136497118 gene encoding uncharacterized protein gives rise to the protein MAAVPVYSITRTEIDEFWRRKEVEAEERRLAAEKEAARIKAKTLKMEDYELFEQMIREILREEKKGNGATMAPSATSGTEARIVGIKHWWTRSAYAYLNSPASSMDGNGRSKHVVPCVPQERCTMFCSSTPCQPNVNALAIF